In a single window of the Streptomyces sp. CGMCC 4.7035 genome:
- a CDS encoding anti-sigma factor family protein — MSGSRRPTPAEQHLGDRLSALIDGELGHETRERVLAHLATCAKCKAEADAQRRLKSVFAEAAPPPPSESFLARLQGLSAGGDVDGGGTPLGGGGFGRRLEGTAGLPAGSGVFGVRGEPFRYVPSVPHAAALSPSEGPTLSGDRGFRTHPVGRHDAERSASRGLRFAFAAAGAVSLAAIALGGMSSGVTTDAGAEARGGSGAGSNVTPMRSPGTGGATAPENQRRRSTGPLLGQRTLGEASVASTEASAPLLPGAPGVQDISEMRALTTPLVAGVAAMSPLIRPLAETPPVTLTSWATAPEITAPGLLAAPVPTSSATPSPTPSSHTAR; from the coding sequence GTGAGTGGATCCCGTCGCCCCACACCGGCAGAGCAGCACCTGGGAGACCGTCTTTCCGCCCTGATCGACGGAGAGCTCGGTCATGAGACGCGCGAGCGCGTGCTGGCCCATCTGGCCACGTGCGCGAAGTGCAAGGCCGAGGCCGACGCACAGCGCCGACTGAAGAGCGTCTTCGCGGAGGCGGCCCCGCCGCCTCCCTCGGAGAGCTTCCTGGCCCGCCTTCAGGGCCTGTCCGCGGGAGGTGACGTCGACGGCGGTGGCACGCCGCTCGGCGGGGGAGGCTTCGGCAGAAGACTTGAGGGAACCGCCGGGCTGCCCGCGGGCTCCGGCGTCTTCGGAGTGAGGGGCGAGCCCTTCAGGTACGTCCCGTCGGTGCCGCACGCGGCGGCGCTGTCCCCTTCCGAGGGTCCGACCCTCTCCGGGGACCGCGGCTTCCGCACCCACCCCGTCGGCCGTCATGATGCCGAGCGGTCGGCCTCGCGCGGGCTGCGGTTCGCGTTCGCCGCCGCGGGCGCGGTGTCACTGGCCGCGATCGCGCTCGGCGGGATGTCGTCGGGCGTCACGACCGACGCGGGCGCGGAGGCACGCGGCGGTTCGGGCGCCGGAAGCAATGTGACCCCGATGCGTTCACCGGGCACCGGCGGTGCCACGGCGCCCGAGAACCAGCGCCGGCGGTCCACCGGACCACTGCTCGGACAGCGGACGCTCGGCGAGGCTTCCGTCGCCTCGACGGAGGCGTCGGCCCCGCTGCTGCCGGGTGCCCCGGGTGTCCAGGACATCTCGGAGATGCGCGCCCTGACTACCCCCCTGGTGGCCGGAGTCGCCGCGATGTCCCCGCTCATACGACCGCTCGCCGAGACCCCACCGGTCACGCTGACCTCCTGGGCGACCGCCCCTGAGATCACGGCTCCCGGGCTGCTGGCCGCGCCGGTGCCGACCTCGTCCGCCACCCCGTCCCCCACACCCTCCTCGCACACCGCCCGCTGA
- a CDS encoding S1C family serine protease encodes MAPPPLPAHGAPIPAAPAPPGVPIPPAPAEPGAPVPPAPASMDGPIPPAPASMDGPIPPAPALPGAPISPAPASMDGPIPPAPALPGAPISPAPAPADGPIPPAPALPGAPIPPAPAPADGPIPPAPAPTDAPIRGAAEPSVSIPGMPVPAPAVPAAPPGVPPAPAAPVPAPAPYPATPWQSYDPWAPRAPFQQTGAAVATQEQRRKRGKRVLVVGAVLIALVAGGVGGVVGAALERNSETGDVRLPQAGVEPKGRPRDSVAGIAARALPSVVTLHVKGTEAAGTGTGFVLDERGHILTNNHVVEPAGAGGEITVTFNSGETAKATVVGRDTGYDLAVVKVSGVHGLRPMPLGNSDNVQVGDPVVAIGAPFDLAGTVTSGIISATERPITAGGEKGDGSDVSYVDALQTDAPINPGNSGGPLLDSKGRVVGINSAIRSADSGSDKSGQAGSIGLGFAIPVNQAKRVAEELINTGKATHPVIGVTLDMNYTGDGARVDAKGAGGGPAVNRSGPGHKAGIKPGDVITEVDGVRVHSGEELIIKTRAHRPGDRLELTVVRDGAARKITLVLGSADGN; translated from the coding sequence ATGGCACCCCCGCCGCTTCCGGCACACGGCGCGCCGATCCCCGCGGCACCCGCGCCGCCAGGCGTGCCAATCCCTCCGGCACCTGCGGAACCGGGCGCGCCCGTCCCTCCGGCGCCTGCGTCGATGGACGGGCCGATCCCTCCGGCGCCTGCGTCGATGGACGGGCCGATCCCTCCGGCGCCCGCGCTGCCGGGCGCGCCTATCTCTCCGGCGCCTGCGTCGATGGACGGGCCGATCCCTCCGGCGCCCGCGCTGCCGGGCGCGCCCATCTCTCCGGCGCCCGCGCCGGCGGACGGGCCGATCCCTCCGGCGCCCGCGCTGCCGGGCGCGCCCATCCCTCCGGCGCCCGCGCCGGCGGACGGGCCGATCCCACCGGCACCCGCGCCGACAGACGCGCCGATTCGCGGCGCGGCGGAGCCCAGCGTGTCGATTCCCGGCATGCCCGTGCCTGCCCCGGCCGTCCCGGCGGCCCCGCCCGGCGTACCGCCCGCGCCGGCAGCTCCCGTGCCGGCCCCCGCCCCGTACCCCGCCACCCCCTGGCAGAGCTACGACCCCTGGGCACCCCGAGCCCCCTTCCAGCAGACCGGCGCCGCCGTCGCCACCCAGGAGCAGCGGCGCAAGCGGGGCAAGAGGGTGCTCGTGGTCGGGGCCGTGCTGATCGCGCTGGTGGCCGGCGGCGTCGGCGGTGTCGTCGGTGCCGCGCTGGAGCGGAACAGCGAGACCGGGGACGTCCGGCTGCCGCAAGCCGGGGTCGAGCCCAAGGGCCGCCCCCGGGACAGCGTCGCCGGGATCGCCGCACGGGCGCTGCCCAGCGTCGTCACCCTGCACGTCAAGGGCACCGAGGCCGCAGGCACCGGCACCGGGTTCGTCCTCGACGAACGCGGACACATCCTCACCAACAACCACGTCGTCGAACCCGCCGGAGCCGGTGGCGAGATAACGGTGACGTTCAACAGCGGCGAGACGGCCAAGGCCACCGTCGTCGGCCGGGACACCGGCTACGACCTCGCCGTCGTCAAGGTCAGCGGTGTCCACGGCCTGCGGCCCATGCCCCTCGGTAACTCCGACAACGTCCAGGTCGGCGATCCCGTCGTCGCCATCGGCGCGCCCTTCGACCTGGCCGGCACCGTCACCTCCGGGATCATCAGTGCCACGGAACGGCCGATCACGGCCGGGGGCGAGAAGGGCGACGGCAGCGACGTGTCGTATGTCGACGCCCTGCAGACCGACGCCCCGATCAACCCCGGCAACTCCGGCGGCCCCCTCCTCGACTCCAAGGGCCGGGTCGTCGGGATCAACTCCGCCATCCGGTCGGCCGACAGCGGCTCGGACAAGAGCGGCCAGGCGGGTTCCATCGGGCTCGGCTTCGCCATCCCGGTCAACCAGGCCAAGCGCGTCGCCGAGGAGCTGATCAACACCGGTAAGGCCACCCACCCCGTGATCGGTGTCACCCTCGACATGAACTACACGGGGGACGGCGCCCGCGTCGACGCCAAGGGGGCCGGCGGCGGTCCCGCGGTCAACCGGTCGGGCCCCGGCCACAAGGCCGGCATCAAGCCCGGCGACGTCATCACGGAGGTCGACGGCGTGCGCGTCCACTCAGGCGAGGAGCTCATCATCAAGACCCGCGCCCACCGCCCCGGCGACCGCCTGGAGCTGACCGTCGTCCGTGACGGTGCGGCAAGGAAGATCACGCTCGTCCTCGGTTCCGCGGACGGCAATTGA
- a CDS encoding sec-independent translocase, with the protein MFNDIGPLELVTLVVLAVLVFGPDKLPKMIQDVTRTIRKIREFSEGAKQDIRNELGPEFKDFEFEDLNPKTFIRKQLDNDDLGLKEIRNGFDLKKEMAEVTDAVHGRDSESSPSSSSSSTSGATGGTVDMTKRPEKAAPDERPPFDADAT; encoded by the coding sequence GTGTTCAATGACATAGGACCGCTCGAGCTGGTCACGCTCGTTGTCCTCGCCGTGCTCGTCTTCGGTCCGGACAAGCTCCCGAAGATGATCCAGGACGTCACGCGCACCATCCGCAAGATCCGCGAGTTCTCCGAGGGCGCCAAGCAGGACATCCGGAACGAGCTGGGTCCGGAGTTCAAGGACTTCGAGTTCGAGGACCTCAACCCCAAGACGTTCATCCGCAAGCAGCTGGACAACGACGACCTGGGGCTCAAGGAGATCCGCAACGGCTTCGACCTGAAGAAGGAGATGGCCGAGGTCACGGACGCGGTCCACGGCCGCGACTCCGAATCCTCGCCCTCGTCCTCCTCCTCGTCGACCTCCGGTGCCACCGGCGGCACCGTCGACATGACGAAGAGGCCCGAGAAGGCCGCCCCCGACGAGCGCCCGCCCTTCGACGCGGACGCTACCTGA
- a CDS encoding Mrp/NBP35 family ATP-binding protein yields MATEDAVREALATVNDPEINRPITELGMVKSVEIGADGAVAVTVYLTVSGCPMRDTITKRVTDAVSRVDGVTRVDVTLDVMSDEQRRELATALRGGQAEREVPFAKPGNLTRVYAVASGKGGVGKSSVTVNLAAAMAADGLKVGVVDADIYGHSVPRMLAVDGRPTQVENMIMPPQSNGVKVISIGMFTPGNAPVVWRGPMLHRALQQFLADVWWGDLDVLLLDLPPGTGDIAISVAQLVPNAEILVVTTPQQAAAEVAERAGAIAVQTHQKIVGVVENMSGLPCPHCGEMVDVFGTGGGQMVADGLTRTTGATVPVLGSIPIDVRLREGGDEGKPVVLTDPDSPAGSALRSIAGKLGGRQRGLSGLSLGITPKNKF; encoded by the coding sequence ATGGCTACGGAAGACGCGGTGCGCGAGGCACTGGCGACGGTGAACGACCCCGAGATCAACCGACCCATCACCGAACTGGGGATGGTCAAATCGGTGGAGATCGGCGCGGACGGAGCGGTTGCGGTCACCGTGTACCTGACGGTTTCCGGCTGCCCCATGCGCGACACGATCACGAAGCGTGTGACCGACGCGGTCTCCCGGGTCGACGGCGTCACCCGCGTCGACGTCACGCTCGACGTGATGAGCGACGAGCAGCGCCGCGAGCTGGCGACCGCGCTGCGCGGCGGCCAGGCCGAGCGCGAGGTCCCGTTCGCCAAGCCGGGCAACCTGACCCGGGTGTACGCCGTGGCGTCCGGCAAGGGCGGCGTCGGCAAGTCCTCGGTGACGGTGAACCTGGCGGCGGCGATGGCGGCCGACGGTCTCAAGGTGGGCGTCGTGGACGCCGACATCTACGGCCACAGCGTGCCGCGCATGCTGGCCGTGGACGGCCGCCCGACCCAGGTCGAGAACATGATCATGCCGCCGCAGTCGAACGGCGTGAAGGTCATCTCGATCGGCATGTTCACCCCGGGCAACGCGCCGGTCGTCTGGCGCGGCCCGATGCTCCACCGCGCCCTCCAGCAGTTCCTCGCGGACGTGTGGTGGGGCGACCTGGACGTCCTGCTTCTGGACCTCCCGCCGGGCACGGGCGACATCGCGATCTCGGTCGCCCAGCTCGTCCCGAACGCGGAGATCCTGGTGGTGACCACCCCGCAGCAGGCGGCCGCGGAGGTCGCGGAGCGGGCGGGCGCCATCGCCGTCCAGACCCACCAGAAGATCGTGGGCGTGGTCGAGAACATGTCCGGTCTGCCCTGCCCGCACTGCGGCGAGATGGTGGACGTCTTCGGCACGGGCGGCGGCCAGATGGTCGCGGACGGTCTGACGCGTACGACGGGCGCGACGGTCCCGGTCCTCGGCTCCATCCCGATCGACGTCCGGCTGCGCGAGGGCGGCGACGAGGGCAAGCCGGTGGTCCTGACGGACCCGGACTCCCCGGCGGGCTCGGCCCTGCGCTCGATCGCGGGCAAGCTGGGCGGTCGCCAGCGGGGCCTGTCGGGCCTGTCGCTGGGGATCACGCCGAAGAACAAGTTCTAG
- a CDS encoding DUF1003 domain-containing protein, translating into MAPEREKSPSGATAATRRLRLDQPQPRRTRLLPEWDPEAFGRLSERIARFLGTGRFIVWMTVVIILWVVWNVAAPLHLRFDQYPFIFLTLMLSLQASYAAPLILLAQNRQADRDRVNLEQDRKQNERSIADTEYLTREIAALRTGLGEVATRDWIRSELQDFVKELDGLRRPDGHGVFPAERAGRRDVDDR; encoded by the coding sequence ATGGCACCTGAGCGCGAGAAGTCCCCCTCCGGCGCGACCGCCGCCACCCGCCGCCTCCGGCTCGACCAGCCGCAGCCGCGCCGCACCCGACTGCTGCCCGAGTGGGATCCGGAGGCCTTCGGACGCCTCTCGGAGCGGATCGCACGCTTCCTCGGCACCGGACGGTTCATCGTCTGGATGACGGTCGTCATCATCCTGTGGGTGGTGTGGAACGTCGCCGCACCGCTTCACCTGCGCTTCGACCAGTACCCGTTCATCTTCCTGACCCTGATGCTGTCCCTCCAGGCCTCCTACGCCGCCCCGCTGATCCTGCTCGCGCAGAACCGGCAGGCCGACCGCGACCGGGTCAACCTCGAACAGGACCGCAAGCAGAACGAGCGGTCCATCGCGGACACCGAGTACCTGACCAGGGAGATCGCCGCGCTGCGCACCGGCCTCGGCGAGGTCGCCACCCGCGACTGGATCCGCTCCGAGCTCCAGGACTTCGTGAAGGAGCTGGACGGGCTGCGGCGCCCCGACGGGCATGGCGTATTCCCGGCGGAACGGGCGGGCAGACGTGATGTAGACGACCGCTGA
- a CDS encoding magnesium transporter MgtE N-terminal domain-containing protein, producing the protein MAASAPRIFVSHLAAVAVFDPSGDQVGRVRDLVVMLRVGRRPPRLLGLVVELTTRRRIFLPMTRVTGVESGQVITTGVLNVRRFEQRPTERLVFGELLDLRARLVETGEEVTVLDLSVHQLPARRDWEVDRVFVRKGKGGAFRRSKGETLTVEWSAVTGFSLEQGQGAESLLATFEQLRPADLANVLHHLSAKRRAEVASALDDDRLADVLEQLPEDDQIEILGKLKEERAADVLEAMDPDDAADLLAELPKEEQERLLSLMQPADAADMRRLMAYEEKTAGGLMTTEPIVLRPDATVADALARVRNQDLSPALAAQVYVCRPPDETPTGKYLGTVHFQRLLRDPPYTLVSSILDDDLQPLAPDAALPVVAGFFATYDMVAAPVVDESGSLLGAVTVDDVLDHMLPEDWRETEFHLDDEGATHGT; encoded by the coding sequence ATGGCGGCAAGCGCCCCTCGCATCTTTGTCTCGCACCTGGCCGCAGTCGCCGTCTTCGACCCCAGCGGCGATCAGGTGGGACGCGTGCGCGACCTGGTCGTCATGCTGCGCGTCGGACGGCGGCCGCCGCGGCTGCTCGGCCTGGTCGTCGAACTCACCACCCGCCGCCGCATATTCCTGCCCATGACGCGCGTCACCGGCGTCGAGTCCGGCCAGGTCATCACCACCGGAGTGTTGAACGTCCGCCGCTTCGAGCAGCGCCCCACCGAGCGGCTCGTCTTCGGGGAACTGCTCGACCTGCGCGCCAGGCTCGTCGAGACCGGCGAGGAGGTGACGGTCCTCGACCTCTCGGTGCACCAGCTGCCGGCCCGCCGGGACTGGGAGGTCGACCGGGTCTTCGTCCGCAAGGGGAAGGGCGGGGCCTTCCGCCGCAGCAAGGGCGAGACGCTGACCGTCGAATGGTCCGCCGTCACCGGGTTCTCCCTGGAGCAGGGACAGGGCGCCGAGAGCCTGCTGGCCACCTTCGAACAACTCCGGCCCGCCGACCTCGCCAACGTCCTGCACCACCTCTCCGCCAAGCGCCGCGCCGAGGTCGCCTCCGCCCTCGACGACGACCGTCTGGCCGACGTCCTCGAACAGCTCCCCGAGGACGACCAGATCGAGATCCTCGGCAAGCTCAAGGAGGAACGCGCCGCGGACGTCCTGGAGGCGATGGACCCGGACGACGCCGCCGACCTGCTCGCCGAGCTTCCGAAGGAGGAACAGGAGCGGCTGCTCAGCCTGATGCAGCCCGCCGACGCGGCCGACATGCGCCGTCTGATGGCGTACGAGGAGAAGACCGCGGGCGGCCTGATGACCACCGAGCCGATCGTGCTGCGGCCCGACGCGACCGTGGCCGACGCGCTCGCCCGGGTCCGCAACCAGGACCTCTCCCCCGCACTCGCCGCCCAGGTGTACGTCTGCCGCCCGCCGGACGAGACGCCGACCGGGAAGTATCTGGGGACCGTGCACTTCCAGCGGCTGCTGCGCGACCCGCCGTACACGCTCGTCAGCTCGATCCTCGACGACGACCTCCAGCCCCTGGCCCCGGACGCCGCGCTGCCCGTGGTGGCCGGGTTCTTCGCGACGTACGACATGGTCGCGGCGCCCGTCGTCGACGAGTCCGGCTCGCTGCTCGGCGCGGTGACCGTGGACGACGTACTGGACCACATGCTGCCCGAGGACTGGCGCGAGACGGAGTTCCATCTGGACGACGAGGGGGCCACCCATGGCACCTGA
- a CDS encoding magnesium and cobalt transport protein CorA: MSMIRDLRAVVRPSRPSLRKDAGTYDTTRDPATPSAVVDCAVYRDGVRVETQKPLSPHEAMRLVRRDGGFVWIGLHEPTEAEFAGIASEFGLHPLAVEDAVQAHQRPKLERYDDSLFTVFKTIHYVDHDALTANSEVVETGEVMCFTGRDFFITVRHGGQGSLRALRRRLQDDPELLTKGPSAVLHAIADHVVDGYIAVADAVQDDIDEVETEVFSPGRKGTPRGTDASRIYQLKREVLEFKRAVTPLLRPMVLLSERPMRLIDPDIQKYFRDVADHLARVHEQVVGFDELLNSILQANLAQASVAQNEDMRKITAWAAIIAVPTMVCGVYGMNFKYMPELHWKYGYPVIMSITVALCLGIHRTLKRNGWL; this comes from the coding sequence ATGTCGATGATCCGTGACCTGCGCGCCGTGGTCCGCCCGTCCCGCCCCTCGCTGCGCAAGGACGCCGGCACGTACGACACCACGCGCGACCCCGCGACGCCGTCCGCCGTCGTCGACTGCGCCGTCTACCGCGACGGCGTCCGCGTCGAGACGCAGAAGCCGCTGTCCCCGCACGAGGCGATGCGGCTGGTACGGCGCGACGGAGGCTTCGTGTGGATCGGTCTGCACGAGCCGACCGAGGCCGAATTCGCCGGTATCGCGAGCGAGTTCGGGCTGCACCCGCTGGCGGTCGAGGACGCGGTGCAGGCGCACCAGCGCCCGAAGCTGGAGCGGTACGACGACTCGCTCTTCACCGTCTTCAAGACCATCCACTACGTCGACCACGACGCGCTGACGGCCAACAGCGAGGTCGTCGAGACCGGCGAGGTCATGTGCTTCACCGGGCGGGACTTCTTCATCACGGTGCGGCACGGCGGGCAGGGCTCGCTGCGCGCGCTGCGGCGCCGGCTGCAGGACGACCCCGAACTGCTGACCAAGGGACCCTCGGCCGTGCTGCACGCGATCGCCGACCACGTCGTCGACGGATACATCGCGGTGGCGGACGCGGTGCAGGACGACATCGACGAGGTGGAGACGGAGGTGTTCTCGCCCGGCCGAAAGGGGACGCCCCGGGGCACGGACGCCAGCCGCATCTACCAACTCAAGCGTGAGGTACTGGAGTTCAAGCGGGCGGTGACGCCGCTGCTGCGGCCGATGGTGCTGCTGAGCGAGCGGCCGATGCGGCTGATCGACCCCGACATCCAGAAGTACTTCCGCGATGTCGCCGACCACCTCGCCCGGGTGCACGAGCAGGTGGTGGGCTTCGACGAGCTGCTGAACTCGATCCTCCAGGCCAACCTCGCGCAGGCGTCGGTCGCGCAGAACGAGGACATGCGCAAGATCACCGCGTGGGCCGCGATCATCGCCGTGCCGACGATGGTGTGCGGGGTGTACGGCATGAACTTCAAGTACATGCCGGAACTGCACTGGAAGTACGGCTACCCGGTGATCATGAGCATCACGGTGGCCCTCTGTCTGGGCATCCACCGCACACTGAAGCGGAACGGCTGGCTGTGA
- a CDS encoding suppressor of fused domain protein: MADVLPLVEARLRTALGEPDARAAVTFLGTDRIEVLRFQEGDVVRYATLGMSAQPMTDPTAMLADPVKGPRVELILSVRGGVADTDKVLRPLAVLAASPQVEGVVVAPGASLDVGEPLWPGAPFTSVLVAEPGGLVEDLELDEPLDPVRFLPLLPMTPNEAAWKRVHGAQALQERWLTNGTDLRDPSRTSVPLE; this comes from the coding sequence ATGGCTGATGTTCTTCCTCTGGTCGAGGCCCGGTTGCGCACCGCGCTGGGTGAACCGGACGCGCGTGCCGCGGTCACCTTCCTCGGCACGGACCGTATCGAGGTGCTGCGTTTCCAGGAGGGGGACGTCGTCCGTTACGCCACGCTCGGCATGTCCGCCCAGCCCATGACGGACCCCACGGCGATGCTCGCCGACCCCGTCAAAGGACCGCGCGTCGAGCTGATCCTCTCCGTCCGCGGTGGCGTCGCCGACACCGACAAGGTGCTCCGCCCGCTCGCCGTGCTCGCCGCGTCCCCGCAGGTCGAGGGTGTGGTCGTGGCTCCGGGTGCCTCCCTCGACGTCGGCGAACCCCTGTGGCCGGGCGCCCCGTTCACCTCGGTCCTGGTCGCCGAGCCGGGCGGCCTGGTCGAGGACCTCGAACTCGACGAGCCCCTCGACCCCGTACGGTTCCTGCCGCTGCTCCCGATGACCCCGAACGAGGCCGCCTGGAAGCGGGTGCACGGAGCCCAGGCCCTCCAGGAGCGATGGCTGACGAACGGGACGGACCTGCGGGACCCGTCCCGCACGTCCGTCCCTCTGGAGTGA
- a CDS encoding MFS transporter, with the protein MSSSTGGPAAGGPTGGPTGAAGRRAAGERATGERATGDRAAGDPFDTGAGGVLRQPKAVWATAGASVVAFMGIGLVDPILPSIAKGLNATPSQVSLLFTSYFLITAFAMLVTGVVSSRIGGRRTLLLGLAFVVVFAGLAGTSDSVGQLVGFRAGWGLGNALFVSTALAVIVGAAAGGSAAAILLYESALGLGMACGPLLGALLGDASWRYPFFGTAFLMAVGFLCITAFLKEQPKPARKTSLLDPIKALGHGGLASAAVSAFFYNYTFFTVLAFTPFVLNMTPYKSGAVFFAWGVLLAVFSVLVAPRLQKRFGSLKVLGGSLVLLAADVLVLGYGDHTTAVVCTVLSGAFIGVNNTVYTELALGVSDAPRPVASAGYNFVRWFAAAAAPYFAPKIEEWSDIHVPFVVAAATAIMGALVVLVRRNALTHEAEELRTPHATEDSVTVFAN; encoded by the coding sequence ATGAGCAGCAGTACAGGAGGGCCCGCCGCAGGAGGACCCACAGGAGGCCCCACAGGAGCGGCCGGGCGCCGGGCGGCCGGAGAACGCGCGACCGGAGAACGCGCGACCGGGGACCGAGCGGCCGGTGACCCGTTCGACACGGGAGCCGGCGGCGTCCTGCGCCAGCCGAAGGCCGTCTGGGCGACGGCCGGCGCGTCCGTCGTCGCGTTCATGGGCATCGGGCTCGTCGACCCGATCCTGCCGTCCATCGCCAAGGGCCTGAACGCCACACCCAGCCAGGTCTCCCTGCTCTTCACCTCGTACTTCCTGATCACCGCCTTCGCCATGCTGGTCACCGGCGTCGTCTCCAGCCGCATCGGCGGCCGCAGGACGCTGCTGCTCGGCCTGGCGTTCGTGGTCGTCTTCGCGGGCCTCGCGGGCACCTCGGACTCGGTCGGCCAACTGGTCGGCTTCCGGGCCGGCTGGGGGCTCGGCAACGCACTGTTCGTCTCGACCGCCCTGGCCGTCATCGTCGGGGCGGCGGCCGGCGGCAGCGCCGCGGCGATCCTGCTGTACGAGTCCGCGCTCGGCCTCGGCATGGCGTGCGGCCCACTGCTGGGCGCGCTGCTCGGTGACGCCAGCTGGCGCTATCCGTTCTTCGGCACCGCGTTCCTGATGGCGGTCGGCTTCCTGTGCATCACGGCGTTCCTGAAGGAGCAGCCGAAGCCGGCCCGCAAGACGTCGCTGCTCGACCCGATCAAGGCGCTCGGCCACGGCGGCCTGGCCTCGGCGGCGGTCTCGGCGTTCTTCTACAACTACACGTTCTTCACCGTGCTGGCCTTCACGCCGTTCGTGCTGAACATGACGCCGTACAAGTCGGGTGCCGTGTTCTTCGCGTGGGGCGTGCTGCTCGCCGTCTTCTCGGTGCTCGTGGCACCGCGCCTGCAGAAGCGGTTCGGCTCGCTCAAGGTGCTCGGCGGCTCGCTCGTGCTGCTCGCGGCCGACGTACTCGTGCTCGGCTACGGCGACCACACCACCGCCGTCGTCTGCACGGTCCTGTCCGGCGCGTTCATCGGCGTGAACAACACCGTGTACACCGAACTCGCCCTGGGTGTCTCGGACGCCCCGCGCCCGGTGGCGAGCGCCGGCTACAACTTCGTGCGATGGTTCGCCGCCGCGGCCGCGCCCTACTTCGCGCCGAAGATCGAGGAGTGGAGCGACATCCACGTCCCGTTCGTCGTCGCGGCGGCCACGGCGATCATGGGCGCGCTCGTCGTCCTCGTACGGCGGAACGCGCTCACGCACGAAGCGGAGGAACTTCGGACACCGCACGCGACCGAGGACAGCGTCACCGTCTTCGCCAACTGA
- a CDS encoding DUF6758 family protein, protein MRGEPSCPKCGGRVRAPGLFADSWQCDVHGTVHPLQPVIPPSVEALSVVVHRAQVPVWMPWPLPVGWLFTGVAYAGDDRSGGRATAVACSGPGPLGGVGELILVAEELGVGLGARYAGIDGPDPGPYLNVEKPPQAKVLAAGRPTPLWHVSGTPDDRAVFAGEARGLWLWAVVWPEQTGMLMYDELVLTDLRDAGAEVDLLPIGALSPRLLEP, encoded by the coding sequence ATGAGGGGCGAACCCAGTTGCCCGAAGTGTGGTGGCCGGGTCAGGGCTCCCGGACTCTTTGCCGACTCCTGGCAGTGCGATGTGCACGGAACCGTGCATCCGCTGCAGCCCGTGATCCCGCCCAGCGTCGAGGCCCTCAGTGTCGTGGTGCACCGTGCCCAGGTGCCGGTGTGGATGCCGTGGCCGCTGCCGGTGGGCTGGCTGTTCACGGGTGTGGCGTATGCCGGCGACGACCGCAGCGGGGGCCGGGCGACGGCCGTGGCCTGCTCGGGTCCGGGCCCGCTCGGGGGCGTGGGGGAGCTGATCCTCGTCGCCGAGGAGCTGGGGGTCGGTCTCGGCGCGCGGTACGCGGGCATCGACGGCCCGGACCCCGGCCCGTACCTCAACGTCGAGAAACCGCCTCAGGCGAAGGTGCTGGCCGCCGGGCGTCCCACCCCGCTGTGGCATGTCTCGGGGACCCCGGACGACCGTGCGGTCTTCGCGGGCGAGGCGCGCGGCCTGTGGCTGTGGGCGGTCGTCTGGCCCGAGCAGACCGGCATGCTGATGTACGACGAACTCGTGCTGACGGATCTGCGGGACGCGGGCGCGGAAGTGGACCTGCTGCCCATCGGGGCCCTGTCGCCGCGCCTGCTCGAACCGTGA
- a CDS encoding PHP domain-containing protein has product MRIDLHTHSTASDGTDTPAELVRNAAAAGLDVVALTDHDTTRGYPEAIDALPEGLTLVTGAELSCRYDGISMHMLAYLFDPEQPDLLAERELVRDDRVPRAHAMIAKLRELGVPITWEQVARIAGNGSVGRPHIASALVDLGVVDSVSDAFTPEWLADGGRAYVQKHETDPFEAIRLVKAAGGVTVFAHPAAVKRGRTVPESAIADLAAAGLDGIEVDHMDHDPATRARLRGLASELGLLATGSSDYHGSRKTCVLGEYTTDPEVYGEITRRATGAFPVPGTGGRRSA; this is encoded by the coding sequence GTGCGCATCGATCTGCACACCCACTCCACCGCTTCCGACGGCACGGACACACCGGCCGAGCTGGTGCGCAATGCCGCTGCCGCCGGACTGGACGTCGTGGCGCTCACCGACCACGACACCACCCGCGGATACCCGGAGGCGATCGACGCGCTGCCCGAGGGCCTGACCCTCGTCACCGGCGCCGAGCTCTCCTGTCGCTACGACGGCATCAGCATGCATATGCTGGCCTACCTCTTCGACCCCGAGCAGCCCGACCTGCTCGCCGAGCGCGAGCTGGTGCGGGACGACCGGGTGCCGCGGGCCCACGCCATGATCGCCAAGCTGCGGGAGCTGGGCGTGCCGATCACCTGGGAGCAGGTGGCGCGCATCGCGGGCAACGGCTCGGTCGGACGGCCGCACATCGCCTCCGCGCTGGTCGACCTCGGCGTCGTGGACAGCGTCTCGGACGCGTTCACGCCCGAGTGGCTGGCCGACGGTGGGCGCGCCTACGTCCAGAAGCACGAGACCGATCCCTTCGAGGCGATCCGGCTGGTCAAGGCCGCGGGCGGGGTGACCGTCTTCGCGCATCCGGCCGCCGTCAAGCGCGGGCGCACCGTGCCGGAGTCCGCCATCGCGGACCTCGCCGCGGCAGGGCTCGACGGCATCGAGGTCGACCACATGGACCACGACCCGGCCACCCGGGCACGCCTGCGCGGCCTCGCGAGTGAGCTCGGGCTTCTTGCCACGGGTTCCTCCGACTACCACGGCAGCCGCAAGACGTGCGTGCTCGGGGAGTACACCACCGATCCCGAGGTGTACGGGGAGATCACCCGGCGGGCCACCGGTGCGTTCCCGGTGCCGGGGACCGGCGGACGCCGGAGCGCCTAG